The Winslowiella toletana region CAGGATGATGCCGAGATGCTGGCCGCCGAATTACGCAAGCTGCCGGTCAACAATGTGCTGTTTCTTGGCGCGCTGCCGGAGCTTTCGGTCAGCTTCTTACGCGAGATGGGTTTCCGCCAGGCGTGGGAAGGCGATCCGCGTAATATCGACTTTATTTATGCCAATAGCTACGAACGTACCGCCGCGGCGGCACTGTTTGAAAACTACCTGAATGAACATCCGATGCCTGATGCGCTGTTCACCACCTCATTTGGTCTGTTGCAGGGCGTGATGGATGTGACGCTGAAACGTGAAGGACGCTTGCCAATTGATCTGGCGATTGCCACCTTTGGCGATCATGAACTGCTCGATTTTCTTGAGTGTCCGGTGTTGGCGGTAGGGCAACGCCACCGTGATGTGGCGGAACGCGTGCTGGAGCTGGTACTGGCCAGTCTCGACGAACCAAGAAAACCGAAACCAGGTTTAACCCGTATCCGGCGTAATTTGTTCCGACGCGGGAAGTTAAATCGTAAGGTAATCTGAATTGAAGGCAGCGCAGGCTGCCTTTTTTACATCTATTAATATTTTTACTGAAATTTAAATTTACACAGGCAATCTGCCTGAGAATTCAAAATGCTGGTGAAAGTTTAAGGTAAATTATAGTAAGTATTGAAAATAACCCTCATAACGACTGAATTCGTCACCCTGAATAAGCTGGGGTTTCTCGCTGCCTTCAGGCACCATGCGGCTACAGCCCACTGTGCAAGCTCTCAGAAATACCCTAAAATGCAGACCGGCTCGCAAAGTTTGCAGGTTAATTTAATCCCACCTGGGCTGCTATATTTTTGAGCATAATTTAATTTAACGTGATTTTTTTGTCATTATTCATCGGCTTATTTTTTTGTTTTGGTTCAGGCAGGCTTTTTTTTTAACTTTCCTTCCTTTTCTTCCTCTCAGAAATAATGCCTTCAGGCTGGTACTGCGGCTTGACAATGTTTTCCTTCGCTCCGTAAACTCTTTTAGTGGGAATTTGTGGTGTAAAGTGGTGAGAAGGGGTAATTCGGGGGTGAGACTGGCATGTTCCGTGGGGCAACGTTAGTCAATCTCGACAGTAAAGGCCGGCTTGCCGTGCCAACGCGCTATCGCGAAACGCTGATCGGGGAATCCGAGGGGCAAATGGTGTGTACCATTGACCTCCACCAGCCGTGCCTGTTGCTTTATACCTTACCCGAATGGGAAATCATTGAACAAAAGCTGTCTCGCTTGTCCAGCATGAACCCTGCCGAACGTCGCGTTCAGCGACTGTTATTGGGTCATGCCAGCGAGTGCCAGATGGATAATGCAGGTCGGTTACTGCTGGCGAATACCCTTCGTCAACATGCGAACCTCACTAAAGAAGTGATGCTGGTTGGACAGTTCAACAAGTTTGAACTGTGGGATGAACAGACCTGGTATCAACAAGTCAAGGATGATATTGACGCTGAGCAGTCGACGCAGGAACCGTTATCTGATCGATTGCAGGATTTGTCGTTATAGCTATGCAGGATAATTTTAAACATACCACGGTGCTGTTAGATGAGGCGGTAAATGGCCTCAACCTCAAGGATAACGGCATCTATATTGATGGCACGTTCGGGCGCGGAGGACATTCGCGCCTGATTCTTTCCCAACTTGGAGAACAGGGCCGTCTCTACGCCATTGATCGTGATCCGCAGGCTATCGCAGCCGCTGCAGAAATAACCGATCCCCGTTTTAACATCATTCATGGCCCATTCTCTGCGCTGGCAGAGTATGTGGAAGAGCGGGGATTAACCGGCAAGATCGACGGTATCTTACTGGATCTCGGCGTCTCATCGCCGCAGCTTGATGATGCTGAACGCGGTTTTTCGTTTATGCGTGACGGGCCACTGGATATGCGTATGGACCCAACGCGCGGTCACTCAGCAGCAGAATGGTTGTTGCAGGCTGAAGAGAGCGATATTGCTTTTGTGCTGAAGACTTTCGGTGAAGAGCGTTTTGCCAAACGTATTGCGCGCGCCATCGTCGAACGCAATCGCGAACAGCCAATGACGCGCACTAAAGAGCTGGCCGATGTGATTTACGCGGCTACTCCGGTCAAAGACAAGTTTAAGCATCCGGCTACCCGCAGCTTCCAGGCGATTCGCATCTGGGTTAACAGCGAGCTGGAAGAGATTGAACTGGCGCTGAAAGGCGCACTGATCGCGCTGGCGCCGTCAGGACGCTTATCGGTAATTAGCTTTCACTCGCTGGAAGACCGCATTGTGAAGCGCTTTATGCGTGAACAAAGCCGAGGCCCGCAGGTTCCGGCCGGTATTCCTATGACCGAAGCGCAGCTGGCCAGCCTCGGTGGTCGTCAGCTGAAGGCGCTGGGCAAGATGATGCCGGGCGAAGCTGAGGTGGGTGAAAATCCACGCGCCCGCAGTTCAGTATTGCGTATCGCAGAAAGGACCGCCTCGTGATTGGCAATGAGCGCCACAGCTTACCCGGTGTTATCGGTGGCGATCTGCTCCGTCACGGAAAGATTCCGTTAATCCTGGTGGTTGCGGTGCTGGTTTCAGCGGTTCTGGTGGTAACAACTGCCCATAAGACCCGCCTGCTGACCGCGCAGCGTGAACAGTTAGTACTGGAGCGGGATGCGCTGGACATTGAGTGGCGCAACCTGATTCTGGAAGAAAATGCCCTGGGCGATCATAGCCGGGTTGAGCGCACGGCCACCGAGAAGCTGCAGATGCAGCATGTCGATCCGGCGCAGGAAAATATAGTGGTACAGCAATAATAAGGAACCACGGACTCAATGAAAGCTGCAACCAAGACGCTTAAATTGAAAAAACAGGAAGATCAGGCCAGCTTTGTAAGCTGGCGTTTTGCGTTGCTGTGCGGTTGTATTTTACTGGCTCTGACTGGCTTACTGCTGCGGGTGGCTTATCTGCAGGTGATCAACCCGGACAAGCTGGTGCGTGAAGGTGATATGCGCTCGCTGCGCGTGCAGGCAGTGCCTACCGCGCGCGGAATGATCAGCGATCGCGCCGGGCGTCCGTTAGCGGTCAGCGTGCCGGTAAACGCCATTTGGGCCGATCCGAAAGTGTTGCATGAACATGGCGGCGTTACCCTCGACAGCCGCTGGAAAGCGCTGTCCGATGCGCTGTCTATTCCGCTCGATCAGCTGGCGAGCCGCGTAAATGCCAACCCAAAAGGGCGTTTTGTCTATCTGGCGCGCCAGGTTAATCCGGCGATTGGCGACTACATCAAAAAACTGAAACTGCCGGGCATTTATTTGCGCGAAGAGTCGCGTCGTTACTATCCCGCCGGGCAGGTCACCTCACATCTGATTGGCTTTACCAATATCGACGGTCAGGGTATCGAAGGGGTAGAGAAGAGCTTCGATAAATGGCTGACTGGCCAGCCCGGTGAACGTACCGTGCGTAAAGACCGCTATGGCCGGGTAATTGAAGATATCTCCTCGGTGGACAGCCAGGCCGCACATAACCTGGCGTTAAGCATTGATGAGCGCTTGCAGGCGCTGGTCTATCGCGAGCTGAACAATGCCGTGGCGTTTAACAAAGCCGAATCCGGTACTGCGGTGCTGGTGGATGTGAATACCGGCGAAGTGCTGGCGATGGCGAACAGCCCGGCTTATAACCCGAATAACCTCAGCGGTACGCCAAAAGACGTCATGCGTAACCGTGCCATCACCGACATCTTCGAACCCGGTTCAACGGTGAAGCCGATGGTGGTGATGACTGCGCTGCAACGTGGCGTGGTGAAAGAGAATACCGTCCTGAATACCGTGCCGTACCGCGTTAATGGTCATGAGATCAAAGACGTGGCGCGCTACAGCGAATTGACCCTGACCGGGGTTTTGCAGAAATCGAGTAACGTCGGTGTTTCAAAGCTGGCGTTAGCGATGCCATCCTCAGCGTTAGTAGATACTTACGCGCGCTTTGGATTGGGTAAGGCGACCAATTTGGGGTTGGTCGGAGAAAGCAGTGGCTTATATCCTCAAAAACAACGGTGGTCTGACATAGAGAGGGCCACCTTCTCTTTCGGCTACGGGCTAATGGTAACGCCGTTACAGTTAGCGCGAGTCTACGCAACGATTGGCAGCTATGGCATCGCTCGTCCGCTGTCGATTACCAAAGTTGACCCGCCGGTTAATGGCGAGCGCGTCTTCCCTGAAGACCTGGTGAAAACCGTGGTGCATATGATGGAAAGCGTGGCATTGCCGGGCGGCGGTGGCGTAAAAGCGGCAATTAAAGGTTATCGCATAGCGATTAAGACCGGTACCGCGAAAAAAGTCGGCCCGGATGGTCGCTACGTCAATAAATACATTGCTTATACCGCAGGCGTTGCGCCTGCGAGCCATCCTCGTTTTGCACTGGTGGTGGTGATTAACGATCCACAGGCCGGTAAATATTATGGTGGTGCGGTTTCTGCGCCGGTGTTTGGTGCCATCATGGGCGGTGTATTACGCACCATGAACATCGAGCCGGATGCGCTGCCGACCACGGATAAGAACGATGTGGTACTTAACAAGAAAGAGGGATCAGGTGGCAGATCGTAACTTGCGCGACTTACTGGCTCCATGGGTGCCCGGTGCACCGGAGCGCCCGCTTCGTGAAATGACACTGGATAGCCGCCAGGCGGCATCCGGCGATCTGTTTGTGGCGGTTGCCGGCCATCAGGCCGATGGGCGACGTTTTATCCCGCAAGCTATCGCGCAGGGTGTGGCTGCGGTGATTGCTGAAGCCGAAGGCGTCGCAGAAGATGGTGATATCGTCGAAATGCACGGCGTGCCGGTGATTTATCTGGCACAGCTGCCACAGCGTTTATCGGCGCTGGCCGGGCGCTTTTATCAGCAACCGGGCGAGCAACTGCGCCTGATTGGCGTGACCGGAACCAACGGTAAAACGACTACCACCCAGCTGCTGGCGCAGTGGGCCAATCTGCTGGGTGAAACCGGCGCGGTAATGGGTACCGTCGGTAACGGCCTGTATGGTCAGCTGGTGTCGACTGAAAACACCACTGGCTCTGCGGTGGATGTTCAGCACGTGCTGCACTCCCTGGTGGAAAAGGGCGCGACCGTCGCCGCCATGGAAGTCTCCTCACACGGGCTGGTACAGCATCGCGTTGCGGCGCTGCCATTTGCCGCTGCCGCATTTACTAATCTCAGTCGCGATCACCTGGATTACCATGGTGATATGACGCGTTATGAAGCCGCCAAATGGCTGCTGTTCTCTGAGCATCAGGTCGGCCAGATGATTATCAATGCAGATGACGAAGTCGGTTACCGCTGGTTACTTAACCTGCCGGATGCCGTTGCCGTCACCATGCAAAACAATCTGCAGCCGGGTTGCCGTGGTCGCTGGCTGAAAGCCACCGAGATTAATTATCACGACAACGGTGCCTCAATTACCTTCGAATCCAGCTGGGGTAATGGCGTTATCGACAGCCGCCTGATGGGCGCGTTTAACGTCAGTAATCTGCTGGTGGCGCTGGCGACCTTACTGTCGCTGGGCTACCCGCTGGACGGCCTGATCGCTACCGGTAATCAGTTACAGCCAGTTTGTGGCCGCATGGAAGTGTTCAATGCGCCAGGCAAGGCAACGGTAGTGGTGGATTATGCTCACACGCCGGACGCGCTGGAAAAAGCACTGGAAGCGGCGCGACTGCACTGTAAAGGTCAGCTGTGGTGTGTGTTCGGCTGTGGCGGCGATCGTGATAAAGGTAAACGCCCACTAATGGGCGCGATTGCCGAGCAGTTCTCCGACGTGGTGGTGATTACTGATGACAACCCGCGCGGTGAAGAACCTGCGGCAATTGTCGAAGGTATTCTTTCCGGCTTACTCGATGCAGGCCGCGCACGGGTAGTGCACGGGCGTGCGCAAGCGGTCACTAACGTCATTATGCAGGCGCAGGAAGATGACGTGGTGCTGGTTGCCGGTAAAGGCCACGAAGATTATCAGTTGGTCGGCAATCGCCGACTGGATTACTCCGATCGTGTGACGGTCGCCCGCTTACTGGGAGTGGTGGCATGATCGCCCTTTCTCTGCAGCAGCTGGCCGACATTACCGCAGGTAAGCTGCACGGCGGCGACCTGAATTTTGCTGAGGTCACCACCGACACGCGCAAAGTGTCTGCGGGCGCGCTATTTATCGCGCTGCAAGGCGAACGCTTTGATGCCCATAAGTTTGTTGCTGATGCCATTACGAATGGCGCGGCAGCTTTGCTGGTAAGTAAGCACTTACCGGTGGCGGTGCCGCAGGTGGTGGTTAATGACACACGTATTGCGCTGGGTCAGCTGGCGGGCTGGGTACGCCAGCAGAGCACGGCCCGTGTGGTGGCACTGACCGGTTCGTCCGGCAAGACTTCGGTAAAAGAGATGACCGCGGCGATTCTGCGCGTTTGCGGTGAGACGCTGTATACCGCCGGTAATCTGAATAACGACATCGGCGTGCCGCTGACGCTGTTACGCCTGACGCCGGAGCACCAGTTTGCGGTGATTGAGCTGGGTGCTAACCATCAGGGTGAAATTGCCTACACCACCGATTTGACCCGTCCGGAAACCGCGCTGGTGAATAACCTCGCCGCGGCGCATCTGGAAGGGTTTGGTTCGCTGGCAGGCGTTGCGAAAGCCAAAGGCGAAATTTTCGAAGGCCTGTCAGCAACCGGCACCGCCATTATCAATGCTGACAGCAATGACTGGCCGCACTGGCAGAACCACCTGCACCATAAAACGCTGTGGCGTTTCTCGGTTGAGTCGCAGCCAGACAGCGATTTCTATGCCAGCAATATTCGTTTCAGCACCCAGGGCACGCAGTTCACCCTGCATACGCCAGCAGGGGCAGCGGAAATCACGCTGCCGCTGCCTGGTCGTCACAATATCGCTAACGCGCTGGCTGCTGCTGCACTGGCGCTGTCGGTTGATGCGCCTCTTGACGCGATTCAGCAAGGGTTAGCCTCACTGAAAGCGGTGCCGGGGCGTTTATTCCCGGTAGCGTTAAACGCCACGCAGTTGCTGATTGATGACAGCTATAACGCCAACGTTGGCTCGATGACCGCCGCCGCACAGGTGCTGGCAGAAATGCCCGGTTACCGCGTGATGGTGGTAGGTGATATGGGTGAACTGGGCGCAGAAGCCGTTGAGTGCCATCGTGAGGTGGGGGACGCGGCGCGTCTGGCAGGCATCGATCGGGTATTGAGTGTCGGTACGCTGAGTAAAGGTATCAGCGAGGCCAGCGGTGTTGGCGAGCATTTTAATGATAAGCCAGCGCTGATCGCACGTTTATCAGCGCTGCTGTCCGAGCATCAAGAGTTAACCATTTTAGTTAAAGGTTCACGTAGTGCCGCCATGGAGCAGGTAGTACAGGCCTTAAAGGAGAAAGGAACATGTTAGTCTGGCTGGCCGAACATTTGGTCGCTTTTTATTCTGGCTTTAACGTCTTTTCCTATTTGACGTTTCGCGCCATCGTCAGCCTGCTGACCGCGCTGTTCCTCTCGTTGTGGATGGGACCGCGCCTGATCGCGTATCTGCAAAAATTACAAATTGGTCAGGTGGTGCGTAACGACGGTCCGGAGTCGCATTTCAGCAAGCGCGGCACGCCGACGATGGGCGGCATTATGATCCTCACGTCGATTACCATTTCGGTACTGATGTGGGCCTATCCGTCGAATCCGTATGTCTGGTGCGTGCTGTTTGTACTGGTGGGTTACGGCATTGTCGGCTTTATTGATGACTACCGCAAAGTAGTACGTAAAGACACTAAAGGATTAATCGCCCGCTGGAAATATTTCTGGCAGTCGGTGATTGCGCTGGCGGTTGCTTTTGTGATGTACGCCATCGGCAAAGATACCCCGGCCACCGAGCTGGTGGTGCCGTTCTTTAAAGACATCATGCCGCAGCTTGGTTTGCTGTATCTGCTGCTGGCCTATTTTGTGATTGTTGGTACCAGTAATGCGGTCAACCTGACCGACGGGCTGGATGGTCTGGCAATTATGCCGACGGTGTTTGTGGCTGCGGGCTTTGCGCTGGTGGCCTGGGCAACCGGTAACGTTAATTTTGCCGCCTACTTACATATTCCTTATCTGCGTCATGCCGGTGAGCTGGTGATTGTTTGTACCGCCATTGTCGGTGCCGGTCTGGGCTTCTTATGGTTCAACACCTATCCGGCGCAGGTATTTATGGGTGACGTCGGCTCGCTGGCGCTGGGCGGCGCGCTCGGCACGATTGCCGTGCTGCTGCGTCAGGAGTTTCTGCTGGTGATTATGGGTGGGGTGTTTGTGGTTGAAACCCTGTCGGTCATTCTGCAGGTGGGATCGTTTAAGCTGCGCGGACAACGTATTTTCCGCATGGCGCCGATTCACCACCACTATGAACTGAAAGGCTGGCCGGAGCCGCGCGTGATTGTGCGCTTCTGGATTATTTCACTGATGCTGGTGCTGATTGGCCTGGCAACACTGAAGGTGCGTTAATCATGGCAGACTATCAGGGTAGAAAAGTCGTCATTATCGGGTTGGGCCTGACCGGCCTGTCCTGTGTTGATTTCTTTTTAGCGCAAGGCGTTACGCCACGCGTGATGGATACCCGACTGTCACCGCCAGGCCTCGATAAGCTGCCGGAAACGGTGGAGCGTCATTTAGGCTCGCTCGATGATGGCTGGTTGCAGGCCGCCGATTTGATTATTGCCAGCCCGGGTATGGCGCTGGCACATCCTTCTTTAATGGATGCCGCCGCGGCGGGAGTTGAGATTATCGGTGATATCGAGCTGTTTTGCCGCGAAGCGAAAGCACCGATCGTGGCGATTACCGGCTCTAACGGTAAAAGCACCGTCACCACGCTGGTAGGTGAGATGGCGAAAGCCGCTGGCTGGGCAGTGGGTGTCGGCGGAAATATTGGTTTACCGGCGCTGACGTTACTGCAGCACCCGGCGCAGCTGTATGTACTGGAACTGTCAAGCTTTCAGCTGGAGACCACCCACAGTCTGAAAGCGGCGGCGGCGACCATCCTCAATGTTACTGAGGACCATATGGACCGCTATCCGCTCGGTTTGCAGCAGTATCGCGCCGCGAAGTTACGTATTTATGAAAATGCCGCAGTATGCGTGGTTAATGCCGATGACGCGCTGACCATGCCGGTGCGCGGGGCGGATAAGCGCTGCATCAGCTTTGGCGCTGACGTCGGTGATTATCATCTTAACCGTCAGCAGGGCAGCACCTGGCTGCGTGCGGATGGTGAAAAAGTATTGAATGCCGATGAGATGCATCTTGTCGGGCAGCATAATTACACCAATGCGCTGGCCGCGCTGGCGC contains the following coding sequences:
- the cra gene encoding catabolite repressor/activator, whose amino-acid sequence is MKLDEIARLAGVSRTTASYVINGKAKQYRVSDKTVEKVMAVVREHNYHPNAVAAGLRAGRTRSIGLVIPDLENTSYTRIANYLERQARQRGYQLLIACSEDLPENEMRCIEHLLQRQVDAIIVSTALPPEHPFYQRWINDPLPIIALDRALDREHFTSVVGADQDDAEMLAAELRKLPVNNVLFLGALPELSVSFLREMGFRQAWEGDPRNIDFIYANSYERTAAAALFENYLNEHPMPDALFTTSFGLLQGVMDVTLKREGRLPIDLAIATFGDHELLDFLECPVLAVGQRHRDVAERVLELVLASLDEPRKPKPGLTRIRRNLFRRGKLNRKVI
- the mraZ gene encoding division/cell wall cluster transcriptional repressor MraZ gives rise to the protein MFRGATLVNLDSKGRLAVPTRYRETLIGESEGQMVCTIDLHQPCLLLYTLPEWEIIEQKLSRLSSMNPAERRVQRLLLGHASECQMDNAGRLLLANTLRQHANLTKEVMLVGQFNKFELWDEQTWYQQVKDDIDAEQSTQEPLSDRLQDLSL
- the rsmH gene encoding 16S rRNA (cytosine(1402)-N(4))-methyltransferase RsmH; translation: MQDNFKHTTVLLDEAVNGLNLKDNGIYIDGTFGRGGHSRLILSQLGEQGRLYAIDRDPQAIAAAAEITDPRFNIIHGPFSALAEYVEERGLTGKIDGILLDLGVSSPQLDDAERGFSFMRDGPLDMRMDPTRGHSAAEWLLQAEESDIAFVLKTFGEERFAKRIARAIVERNREQPMTRTKELADVIYAATPVKDKFKHPATRSFQAIRIWVNSELEEIELALKGALIALAPSGRLSVISFHSLEDRIVKRFMREQSRGPQVPAGIPMTEAQLASLGGRQLKALGKMMPGEAEVGENPRARSSVLRIAERTAS
- the ftsL gene encoding cell division protein FtsL produces the protein MIGNERHSLPGVIGGDLLRHGKIPLILVVAVLVSAVLVVTTAHKTRLLTAQREQLVLERDALDIEWRNLILEENALGDHSRVERTATEKLQMQHVDPAQENIVVQQ
- a CDS encoding peptidoglycan glycosyltransferase FtsI, which codes for MKAATKTLKLKKQEDQASFVSWRFALLCGCILLALTGLLLRVAYLQVINPDKLVREGDMRSLRVQAVPTARGMISDRAGRPLAVSVPVNAIWADPKVLHEHGGVTLDSRWKALSDALSIPLDQLASRVNANPKGRFVYLARQVNPAIGDYIKKLKLPGIYLREESRRYYPAGQVTSHLIGFTNIDGQGIEGVEKSFDKWLTGQPGERTVRKDRYGRVIEDISSVDSQAAHNLALSIDERLQALVYRELNNAVAFNKAESGTAVLVDVNTGEVLAMANSPAYNPNNLSGTPKDVMRNRAITDIFEPGSTVKPMVVMTALQRGVVKENTVLNTVPYRVNGHEIKDVARYSELTLTGVLQKSSNVGVSKLALAMPSSALVDTYARFGLGKATNLGLVGESSGLYPQKQRWSDIERATFSFGYGLMVTPLQLARVYATIGSYGIARPLSITKVDPPVNGERVFPEDLVKTVVHMMESVALPGGGGVKAAIKGYRIAIKTGTAKKVGPDGRYVNKYIAYTAGVAPASHPRFALVVVINDPQAGKYYGGAVSAPVFGAIMGGVLRTMNIEPDALPTTDKNDVVLNKKEGSGGRS
- the murE gene encoding UDP-N-acetylmuramoyl-L-alanyl-D-glutamate--2,6-diaminopimelate ligase, producing MADRNLRDLLAPWVPGAPERPLREMTLDSRQAASGDLFVAVAGHQADGRRFIPQAIAQGVAAVIAEAEGVAEDGDIVEMHGVPVIYLAQLPQRLSALAGRFYQQPGEQLRLIGVTGTNGKTTTTQLLAQWANLLGETGAVMGTVGNGLYGQLVSTENTTGSAVDVQHVLHSLVEKGATVAAMEVSSHGLVQHRVAALPFAAAAFTNLSRDHLDYHGDMTRYEAAKWLLFSEHQVGQMIINADDEVGYRWLLNLPDAVAVTMQNNLQPGCRGRWLKATEINYHDNGASITFESSWGNGVIDSRLMGAFNVSNLLVALATLLSLGYPLDGLIATGNQLQPVCGRMEVFNAPGKATVVVDYAHTPDALEKALEAARLHCKGQLWCVFGCGGDRDKGKRPLMGAIAEQFSDVVVITDDNPRGEEPAAIVEGILSGLLDAGRARVVHGRAQAVTNVIMQAQEDDVVLVAGKGHEDYQLVGNRRLDYSDRVTVARLLGVVA
- the murF gene encoding UDP-N-acetylmuramoyl-tripeptide--D-alanyl-D-alanine ligase; this encodes MIALSLQQLADITAGKLHGGDLNFAEVTTDTRKVSAGALFIALQGERFDAHKFVADAITNGAAALLVSKHLPVAVPQVVVNDTRIALGQLAGWVRQQSTARVVALTGSSGKTSVKEMTAAILRVCGETLYTAGNLNNDIGVPLTLLRLTPEHQFAVIELGANHQGEIAYTTDLTRPETALVNNLAAAHLEGFGSLAGVAKAKGEIFEGLSATGTAIINADSNDWPHWQNHLHHKTLWRFSVESQPDSDFYASNIRFSTQGTQFTLHTPAGAAEITLPLPGRHNIANALAAAALALSVDAPLDAIQQGLASLKAVPGRLFPVALNATQLLIDDSYNANVGSMTAAAQVLAEMPGYRVMVVGDMGELGAEAVECHREVGDAARLAGIDRVLSVGTLSKGISEASGVGEHFNDKPALIARLSALLSEHQELTILVKGSRSAAMEQVVQALKEKGTC
- the mraY gene encoding phospho-N-acetylmuramoyl-pentapeptide-transferase, which produces MLVWLAEHLVAFYSGFNVFSYLTFRAIVSLLTALFLSLWMGPRLIAYLQKLQIGQVVRNDGPESHFSKRGTPTMGGIMILTSITISVLMWAYPSNPYVWCVLFVLVGYGIVGFIDDYRKVVRKDTKGLIARWKYFWQSVIALAVAFVMYAIGKDTPATELVVPFFKDIMPQLGLLYLLLAYFVIVGTSNAVNLTDGLDGLAIMPTVFVAAGFALVAWATGNVNFAAYLHIPYLRHAGELVIVCTAIVGAGLGFLWFNTYPAQVFMGDVGSLALGGALGTIAVLLRQEFLLVIMGGVFVVETLSVILQVGSFKLRGQRIFRMAPIHHHYELKGWPEPRVIVRFWIISLMLVLIGLATLKVR
- the murD gene encoding UDP-N-acetylmuramoyl-L-alanine--D-glutamate ligase codes for the protein MADYQGRKVVIIGLGLTGLSCVDFFLAQGVTPRVMDTRLSPPGLDKLPETVERHLGSLDDGWLQAADLIIASPGMALAHPSLMDAAAAGVEIIGDIELFCREAKAPIVAITGSNGKSTVTTLVGEMAKAAGWAVGVGGNIGLPALTLLQHPAQLYVLELSSFQLETTHSLKAAAATILNVTEDHMDRYPLGLQQYRAAKLRIYENAAVCVVNADDALTMPVRGADKRCISFGADVGDYHLNRQQGSTWLRADGEKVLNADEMHLVGQHNYTNALAALALADAVGLPRATSLKALTTFSGLAHRFQLAWQHNGVRWINDSKATNVGSTEAALNGLQVQGTLWLLLGGDGKSADFSPLARYLQGDNVRVYCFGRDAAALADLRPEISVRTETLQQAMEQIAVQLQPGDMVLLSPACASLDQFRNFEQRGDLFVQLAKELG